The nucleotide sequence AAGTCATCCTCTTGCTCAATGCTCTTCTGTGCCTTAACTAAATGATCATTATCAAACATGTAACTTGGCTCGCGCTGATCTTTAACAAATTCCATAACCCTGTCTATTTCATCATCACTTACAAAAGTTCCTTGCACGCGTACGGGCTTTGGCGAGCCATTTTCATGAAAGAGCATATCCCCTTTTCCAAGCAATCGCTCTGCTCCACTCATATCGATAATCGTCCTTGAATCGGTTTGAGATGAAACTGAAAAAGCAACTCTTGTTGGCACATTGGCCTTAATTAAACCTGTAATGACATCAACAGACGGACGTTGGGTAGCTAGTAATAAATGAATCCCACAAGCTCTAGCTTTTTGAGCGATCCGACAAATCGCATCCTCAACATCTTGCGGAGAAACCATCATTAAGTCCGCCAACTCATCAATAACAACGACAATATAAGGCATCGCTGGGCCTTCATCCGTCTCTTCAGTAAATAACTCATTATAACGACCAATGTCTCGTACCCCACGCTGAGAGAACAATTCATAACGTCGCTCCATCTCTTCAACAACCCACTTCAACGCCATCGTCGCTTGCTTTGAATCGGTAATCACTGGCGTAACGAGATGTGGCATGTCACGGTAAGGTGCGAGCTCGACCATCTTTGGATCAATTAACAATAGCTTCACTTCATCTGGTGTTGCTTTATACATGAGACTAATCAAAATCGAGTTAATGCAAACACTTTTCCCTGAACCTGTCGCCCCGGCAATTAATCCATGTGGCATTTTTTGAAGGTCAGTGACGATCGGCTCACCAGAAATATCAAGGCCAAGCGCAACCATTAATGGTGATTTACTTTTACGGAATGCTTCCTGGCGGATAATCTCTCGCAGGACAACTGGTGTACTCACCTGATTTGGAATTTCAATCCCGATCGCATTCTTCCCTGGGATCGGTGCTTCCATCCGAATATCCTTTGCGGCTAATGATAGTTTAATATCATCGGTTAAATTGGTGATTTTACTCACCTTCACACCCGGAGCTGGCTGAACTTCAAACCGCGTCACGGATGGGCCTTTCGTTACATGGTTAACACTAGCTTTGACATTAAAGTTTGCTAGTGTTTCTTCAAGTAATTGACTTTGTTCCTCGAGCCATTGTGTATTTTCCTCTTCCTGACGCGGCGGAATCGAGAGCAATTGAATCGATGGGAATTGATAGCTTCCTTGATTCGTTTCCTTCGCTTGGTTTTGCTTCGCTTTATCTTTTGAAAGCATCATCACATTAAAAGGAACAAGCGTCTTTTGCGATCTCGGCTTCTCTTCGGTTTCCTTTCTTTCCGTCAGCACAGCACTTGCTGGCTGAGAGGAATCCGTTTTGTGCTGAGTAACCCTAGCTGTATCGCCCTCTCCTTGGTACTGACCTTCTGATGTCATGGATGGCTCTAGTTGCACACGATCTATAGCTTCTCTTTGATTACGTTCCACTGGTGCTTGCGTTGAGGTTGGTTCCGGTTCAGTTTTCCCTTGCGGTTTAGACTCTGCAACGATTTGTTGATCTTTATCTGAAGGCAACGACGTGTCAGCAACCTCAGACTTACGCTCAAACGGTTCCAAGTGATTGTTTGATTGTCGCTCCTCCTCAGACTCTTCCACTTTCGCACTAGATTCTATTTCTTCTACTCGCTCAATCGATTCCTGTTCCTGAACCACTTCTCCGTGCTTCTGTTCAACTCCCTCGTCTTCCTCTAGCTCCGCTTCACTCCCTATTGAAGCTTGTTCGTTTTCTGCTTGCCATTGAGTTTCAAACGTTGCTTCTAGATTATACTCCTCTGTTAGTAGGTTTTGATCATCCGAGAATGCAGGGATTCGTTCATTTTCTCCCTCATCACGATCAACGTCTAAGTGCAACTCATCAATTTCTGCACTGGCCTGCCCACTTTCTTGCTCGAAGTCAGCCGTTTCTGTAGAAAAAGCTTCAACATTAGCTTCTTGTTCCTCATCTTGCTTATTTACTTCGCTCGACTCATGCGCAAACGGTGCGATAAATGGGTCTTCTTCGTTCATTTCCACTGTAGCTGCGCTTTCAGCTTTCATTTGTTTACTAGGTGCCTCGTGTACAACATCCTCCACTGATTCATCGTCGTTGTGAACCATTTGTTGATCTTCAACAGTATCCGGTTGTTTTTCCTCTCTCTTATGTACGTGTGCTTGCGTTTGCTTTGATTCGTCACCTTCGTGGATCGGTGCGTTTCCATCTTGTTTTGATACCGCAACAAACGGATCATTTTTTAACGGCTTGTCAATTGGATCTGGTTCCTCCACAAATCGACTACGTTGTCTAATACTATTTAAAAACGGGATAATCTTTTCATTTTCCGTTTGTTGAACACCGATGTGATCATTTGGTCCAAGCGACTCATTTTTTTCTCGTGCACCAAAGCCATGAACCGGTGAGGGAATTGAGGAGGGCTTGAAATTCTCATTTGCAAAAATTTGTTTTGATGGCTCGGTTGGTTTGGTTGGTTCAACACGTTCTTGTTCCTCATTCTCCTCGTAAAATTCTTGAGGAGGAGGTGTGCCACCTTTTCGTTCTGTTTGTTTCTCGCGAACGTTTTGGTCATCATCAATCATTGGAAAACGAAAATTCCCTTGCTTCGGATATTGATGAATGACTCGTGGCTCTGATGCACGTTCATCATTCTCAATTCGCCCCAATTTACGCTCTTGTTGTTTTGGTTTAGAGATCTCACGTACCTCTTCTTCATCATATTCATTTCCAAAAAACATACTTTGCAATTTTTTTATCCATTTCGAAACATTTGCCATTTTCATCACCTATTTTCTATCTTAGCAGAGCTAGCTTACAGATAGTAGAGTAGAAAGAACCACTAGTTTCGCTAGTGGTTCTTAGTATCCTTTTTACTTTGCAAAAAAGTCTTCCCCTGGTTGACGTTCGTCATCAAGGACGAGAATTCCTTTTTCTTGTGGGGCATTTTCAAGCTCAAGCTCTTTCGCTGAGCAAATCATCCCTGTAGATTCTACACCACGTAAGCTTGCTTTTTTGATGACCATACCGCTTGGCATCACAGCTCCAACTAAAGCGACAACGACTTTTTGCCCTGCATCAACATTCGGCGCGCCACAAACGATTTGTAAGTTCTCCGCTTCACCCACATTGACCTGGCAAATATTTAACTTATCAGCGTTCGGGTGTTTTTCTTTTTCTTTAACATAACCGACAACAAATTTTGGTGAATTGTCATAGGTTACGGTCTCATTCACATCATTTTTTGCTAGGACATCATTAATGAATTCAACGAGCTCATTTGTTATCTCTATCGTACCATGACCTGAAACATCGCCGTACGTTGAGATGTTAAACAAATTATAACCAACCGTTTTTCCACTATTTTTATCATAAAGACGCGCCACATCACCTGTACGTTTAAAACGTCGCTCTTCTTTATTCACTTCTTCTAATGAAACAAGTAGTGTATCACCAATTCCTGTTTTGTTGTAAAATACGTTCATTGTTTCGACTCCTTATATCTATGCTATTTTTTATTTCCGACGATTATTTTACCATAAATGCTCACTTACTTTTAAACGCTTTTCGTACTATTTCCCTTTCGGCTTTCGTTGCGCAAGGATAAAGATCGGTTCTAATTCACGGTCTTCATATAAAAACGGCAACGCAGTAATTGGCACGCGCCCTTGACTAAAAAATTGAAAGGCAAGCTGTGCTAATACATCATACCCTTGATCATTCTTAATATCAGCAAACACTAATACATCATGATGAGGAACGGCTAAAGCGAGCTGCCCTTCGACACGCTCATTCATTTTAGCGATAAAGGTTTCATTTAAAATCCGACTCGCATCATAACCGTCGTTTGAGCTTAAGAAATAAAACGTATTTCCAGCTACTGTATCTTCTTTTACTTCACAAGGTAATGAGCGGACGTTAAATAACGCCATTTCCTTGACTTTCTCCTCTGTCATCCCTTCGTCTTCGAGCATTTCCTTTGTTATAAGCGTATACGAATCACCGAGGTCCAGCGAGTAATAAATGCGTGTTTCAGCAGTATGTTCCTCAAATAACAGCTCTTTTCCATCCTTTGTTTCAGTCGGGAAAGACGTTGCCCGGATCACTGGGAAGATGTCCTTTTCGTTGCCTTTTAGCTCCGCTTTCTTATCGAATGCACGCAAGGCAGATTCAACATAACGGACCACTTCATCAAGTGCTGCCTCTTTTTGCTGTTCATACTTGGCAGCCAGTGGCTTTAGTGAAAGAGTAACCCCTTTTTTTAGTTCTTTATGTTCAACGCGTAACGTTTCCTCGTCTTTATTAAAAGTCATTTTCCATTCAGGACGATCCAAGCGCTTTTCTAGCAACGCTTTTAAATCTTTTATTTCCATGAGTGCCTTCCTCCTGTACACAAGTCTTTTGTCATTGTAACATGATGGGAATTAAAGCGAAAATGATTGAAACAACGAAAAAGACTGCCCTAGTAAGAAACAATCACCCCTATAACAAACGAGGTGAGTCGTCACTTACCGGACAGCCCACATTTCTTATGCTTCTTCTTTATCTTCTTCACGGTATTCACAAACGACTTCTGTTCCTAGCCCACCGCGAGCATTCCATAGTGCTTCAATCTTTAAGTACTTTGGTTTAATTAAGTTAACAAGATCTTCCATAATACGGTTTGTTGCATGCTCTTGATAAATCCCAACATTTCGGTATGATGTCAAATAATATTTTAATGATTTCATCTCAACTAAATGTTCATTCGGAATAAATGTTAGCTTAATTTCTGCAAAATCAGGAAGACCTGACCATGGACATACTGATGTAAACTCATCCGTAGGGATGACAATCTCAGTATCTTTACCTACATACTCGTAAGGAATCGTTTCGAGAATATCAACTAAAATAACATCCTCACTATCAATATCAAAACGTATGCCCTCATATTTACTATGATTCACTTCTACTTTCGCCATTTTTAGCATCCTTTCATGACGAGCACTATGCTCTAGTTTTTTTTATAGAGGGGAGTTCTCGAACCCTCATTACGATATCATACCAAGAACCCAACTCGATTTAAAGACTGTTTTTAGCGTTATTTTTTTCCGGAATTACAAGTTAGAATCTTTGTGAGATCGTCTATTTCGCCTCAGCTTCCCTGATGAACGCAACAATCTCTTCTTTTGTTTTTCGGTCTTTACTAACGAAGCGGTGCACCTCTTGACCATCGCGGTAAAATATAAAGCTCGGAATGCCAAAGACATCAAGCCGTGAGCATAAATCAATGAACTCGTCGCGATCGGCGTAGAGAAACGTGACCTCAGGAAACACCGCTTCAATCTCAGGTAAAATCGGTTCAATCACACGGCAGTCCGGACACCAATCAGCAGAAAACATCATCACCGTTTGTCCTTCTTTAATCACTTCGTCATACATCGAGATCGATTCTAACGTCTTCACATCATCCACTCCTCAATTACTATTGTTCAATCTTCATATCACCAGGTTTAATCCACTGAAGTTTACGCAACCACTCTGAAAGCAACAAACTAATGATCGCTGGTGCAACAATTTGAAGGATCAGCACGAGAAAAAAGATCTGCCAACTAAAGCCCATCGACGTAAACGTCATGATTTGACCGACAAATCCACTCGTCCCCATTCCCGCACCAGCAGCGTTATTCGTCATTTGAAAACCGACTGTCGCTACTGGAGCTAACATTGCCCCGGCGAGCGTTGGTGGAATTAAAATAAGCGGGTTTTTCATGACATTTCCAACTTGGAGCATAGACGTACCAATCCCTAGTGAAACAAGTCCAGAGACTCCATTCTCACGATAGCTACTCGCTGCAAAACCAACCATTTGCGCTGCACAACCGACTGTAGCAGCACCTGCGGCTAATCCTTCTAACTCAAGCATGATTGCAATCGCTGCACTTGATATCGGTGCCGTTAACGCAAGGCCCATTAATACTGCAACTAAGATACCCATAATAAATGGCTGTTGCTCGGTCGACCACATGATCACCTGGCCAAACCACGTTAGCCCCCGTTCAATCGCTGGTCCAATATATGTCGCAACGAAAAATCCGACAGCGATAGTCACAAATGGTGTCACGAGAATATCAATTTTAGTTTCCTTTGAGACAAGCTTCCCAAACTCAGTCGCTAGCAAGGCCGCTACAAAACTGCCAGCCGGACCACCCAGTTCAGCACCTGCTGCTCCACTAACAACTGCCGCAAAAATGACTAACCGTGGCGCTTTTAAACCATAAGCAACCGCAACACCAATAGCAGGGCCCATAAGCCCCATGGCGAGATCACCCATTTGATAGAACCAGTCTAAGCCAAGCTGTTCACCAATCGTTCGAATAATTAAACCGATAATCAGTGAGGAAAACAACCCAAGCGCCATAAAGCTTAATGCGGTTACAAAATACGTTCGAAAGGAGATCTCGATCCCTTTTTTCTTTAAAAATTCACTCAAACTCTCACCTCTTTTACAACATTGATCTGTGTATTCGTGGTGAAGATTATAGTTGTTGTTTATCTAAGATACCCATATTGTTCATACTTAATAGAATGAAGAATATCAGTCATAATCTCTACACTTTCTTCTAAGTCTTTTACCGCTGTGATGGTTGAGATTTTTGCTCCGCCAAGACCAACGACGGTATTTACTTTCTTTTCATCATCTTCCTCAAGTACTAAAAGATATCCCCTTTTTTCATCACTCTCATACGTTTCAAAGAGAAGGGCTTCGTCTCGGAGCTCGGCATCTCTTTCCATATGAACGGTGCTCGTTAGTGGCTCAACGGGGTTAAAAAACAGCAAAAATACTTGGTTACCTTTTTCTAATAATATGTTATAGGTTGTTTCTTCAGTCATTGTAACCCCTCGCGGGACATACAATGACAATTGCTCCGTCTCTAGATTTGCTTGATTGCTTTCAACTGTAAAGCTTTCGTTAAATACTTGCTCAGATGCAAGCAATGCCTCTTCTTCAGAAACATTACAAGCAACCAAAAACATCATCGACACAGTCATGATGACAACGATCTTTATCCATTTCATCGTTACAATCTCCTCATTCTCTAGCGTAATCATCGATATTTCCTTACTTCCCTATCAGGATGTATTCTTTAAGTGCTGTTGCAACGCCGTCACTAGCAAGTCCAATGCTTCGAAAGTTCAAGAGGCCTAGCTAGTCATACGTGAACAGCGCACGAGCAAGCCAACGAAGCAATTCGACAGTCATTTTACCGGACTTTTTGAACATCCTCTTTAACAACCATTATCTATCATACCTTGAATCTTTTTTGGTTGACAAGACAATTTGACAGTTTTCGACGTCTTTCACAGTTTTTTTATAAATCCACCGTCCAACCTATTGGTATTTGTAGACGCTTGATAAACTACTAACGTAGATACATATATGAGGTTGTATCATTAAAAAAGCAGAGGAATTTAATCCCCTGCCTTTTGCTTGCTCGAATATTCATATTGGCCAAACAACAACTTTACGATATGTCCAAACAGTTCTTGTCTCGTCACATAACCACTTGTAAAGACACCAATAGCCCCTTCTTTTTGGCGAATATCTAATACTGACGTGAACTTCTCCATTACAACTCCTAATTCATCACCAGCTCTTACCTGTTCTGCTATTTGTTCAGGTAATAAAATTTTTGCCCCACTTGCCACAAATGTATTGTTCTCACAGTCAACCAGTGCTCCCCAATTACAAAGCATAAGGCCTTCAGCCGTTTCAACCACTCCTCCCTCTAACCCTATGGAAAGATCTACTTCACCTTTTTCATGACAAGCTCTTGCCCGATTTATCGCACCTTGTCTAGTCTCTTCATCAGAAAATGGCTGATTCGAAACATTAGAAGGAACATCAAACCCGGTAACTGTAATGTTTGGGTCCCTTAGCACTGATGCGACGGCTTTGATCTTAACTTGGTTTTTTGATCCTACTGCGACTGATTTGATATTCCTCATTTAATTCATTGGCCTCCTCTATTCTGTGACACTTGGTAAAGTAATAGAAAATGTTGTTCCTACACCGATCTGACTATGAACAGAAACATTCCCATCATGAAGTTCGATGAGTTCTTTTACGATTGCTAGACCTAGGCCTGTTCCTTTATTTTCTTTTGCACGACCACGGTCTACTTTAAAAAAACGCTCCCAAATATACGGTAAATCGGCTTCTGAAATGCCTATTCCCGTGTCTGAAATAATTAGTTCAATGTTCTCTCCATTTCGTTTTGCCGTTATAGAAATCGAACCTTCATTCGTAAACTTAAGTGCATTTGCTAGAAGGTTGTCAATTACTTGATTTAACCGGCTTGGATCGGCATAAATAAACAATGACTCTTCCTCACTTCGAACCTTAAAACTTAGTCCTTTTTCTTCTACAGCCGTCTGAAACTTTAATAAAACCTTTTCCAATGCATGATTTACATGAACAGTCTCTTTCAGAAGTTTTGTCTCTTGACTCCTTAATTTTATCAAGTCCATCAAATCGTCGACAAGACAGTTTAGGTTCATCGTCTCCTCATACATCACATTATAATATTTTTTTCTTCCTTTTTCTGCAATTAAATCGTCTTGTAATGCCTCAATGAAACCTTGCAT is from Desertibacillus haloalkaliphilus and encodes:
- a CDS encoding DNA translocase FtsK; the protein is MANVSKWIKKLQSMFFGNEYDEEEVREISKPKQQERKLGRIENDERASEPRVIHQYPKQGNFRFPMIDDDQNVREKQTERKGGTPPPQEFYEENEEQERVEPTKPTEPSKQIFANENFKPSSIPSPVHGFGAREKNESLGPNDHIGVQQTENEKIIPFLNSIRQRSRFVEEPDPIDKPLKNDPFVAVSKQDGNAPIHEGDESKQTQAHVHKREEKQPDTVEDQQMVHNDDESVEDVVHEAPSKQMKAESAATVEMNEEDPFIAPFAHESSEVNKQDEEQEANVEAFSTETADFEQESGQASAEIDELHLDVDRDEGENERIPAFSDDQNLLTEEYNLEATFETQWQAENEQASIGSEAELEEDEGVEQKHGEVVQEQESIERVEEIESSAKVEESEEERQSNNHLEPFERKSEVADTSLPSDKDQQIVAESKPQGKTEPEPTSTQAPVERNQREAIDRVQLEPSMTSEGQYQGEGDTARVTQHKTDSSQPASAVLTERKETEEKPRSQKTLVPFNVMMLSKDKAKQNQAKETNQGSYQFPSIQLLSIPPRQEEENTQWLEEQSQLLEETLANFNVKASVNHVTKGPSVTRFEVQPAPGVKVSKITNLTDDIKLSLAAKDIRMEAPIPGKNAIGIEIPNQVSTPVVLREIIRQEAFRKSKSPLMVALGLDISGEPIVTDLQKMPHGLIAGATGSGKSVCINSILISLMYKATPDEVKLLLIDPKMVELAPYRDMPHLVTPVITDSKQATMALKWVVEEMERRYELFSQRGVRDIGRYNELFTEETDEGPAMPYIVVVIDELADLMMVSPQDVEDAICRIAQKARACGIHLLLATQRPSVDVITGLIKANVPTRVAFSVSSQTDSRTIIDMSGAERLLGKGDMLFHENGSPKPVRVQGTFVSDDEIDRVMEFVKDQREPSYMFDNDHLVKAQKSIEQEDDLFEDACYYVIEQGGASSSSVQRRFRVGFNRAARLIDMMEAKGIVSEAMGSKPRQVLMTVDEFEERVLHHTD
- the ytpR gene encoding YtpR family tRNA-binding protein → MNVFYNKTGIGDTLLVSLEEVNKEERRFKRTGDVARLYDKNSGKTVGYNLFNISTYGDVSGHGTIEITNELVEFINDVLAKNDVNETVTYDNSPKFVVGYVKEKEKHPNADKLNICQVNVGEAENLQIVCGAPNVDAGQKVVVALVGAVMPSGMVIKKASLRGVESTGMICSAKELELENAPQEKGILVLDDERQPGEDFFAK
- a CDS encoding DUF1444 domain-containing protein, with the protein product MEIKDLKALLEKRLDRPEWKMTFNKDEETLRVEHKELKKGVTLSLKPLAAKYEQQKEAALDEVVRYVESALRAFDKKAELKGNEKDIFPVIRATSFPTETKDGKELLFEEHTAETRIYYSLDLGDSYTLITKEMLEDEGMTEEKVKEMALFNVRSLPCEVKEDTVAGNTFYFLSSNDGYDASRILNETFIAKMNERVEGQLALAVPHHDVLVFADIKNDQGYDVLAQLAFQFFSQGRVPITALPFLYEDRELEPIFILAQRKPKGK
- the queF gene encoding preQ(1) synthase, whose amino-acid sequence is MAKVEVNHSKYEGIRFDIDSEDVILVDILETIPYEYVGKDTEIVIPTDEFTSVCPWSGLPDFAEIKLTFIPNEHLVEMKSLKYYLTSYRNVGIYQEHATNRIMEDLVNLIKPKYLKIEALWNARGGLGTEVVCEYREEDKEEA
- a CDS encoding thioredoxin family protein yields the protein MKTLESISMYDEVIKEGQTVMMFSADWCPDCRVIEPILPEIEAVFPEVTFLYADRDEFIDLCSRLDVFGIPSFIFYRDGQEVHRFVSKDRKTKEEIVAFIREAEAK
- a CDS encoding PTS transporter subunit IIC: MSEFLKKKGIEISFRTYFVTALSFMALGLFSSLIIGLIIRTIGEQLGLDWFYQMGDLAMGLMGPAIGVAVAYGLKAPRLVIFAAVVSGAAGAELGGPAGSFVAALLATEFGKLVSKETKIDILVTPFVTIAVGFFVATYIGPAIERGLTWFGQVIMWSTEQQPFIMGILVAVLMGLALTAPISSAAIAIMLELEGLAAGAATVGCAAQMVGFAASSYRENGVSGLVSLGIGTSMLQVGNVMKNPLILIPPTLAGAMLAPVATVGFQMTNNAAGAGMGTSGFVGQIMTFTSMGFSWQIFFLVLILQIVAPAIISLLLSEWLRKLQWIKPGDMKIEQ
- a CDS encoding DUF84 family protein, whose product is MRNIKSVAVGSKNQVKIKAVASVLRDPNITVTGFDVPSNVSNQPFSDEETRQGAINRARACHEKGEVDLSIGLEGGVVETAEGLMLCNWGALVDCENNTFVASGAKILLPEQIAEQVRAGDELGVVMEKFTSVLDIRQKEGAIGVFTSGYVTRQELFGHIVKLLFGQYEYSSKQKAGD